The Thiomonas sp. FB-Cd genome includes a window with the following:
- the rpsL gene encoding 30S ribosomal protein S12 encodes MPTINQLVRQGRVAETLKSKSPAMENSPQRRGVCTRVYTTTPKKPNSALRKVAKVRLTNGFEVISYIGGEGHNLQEHSVVLVRGGRVKDLPGVRYHIVRGSLDLQGVKDRKQSRSKYGAKRPKK; translated from the coding sequence ATGCCAACCATCAATCAGTTGGTTCGCCAAGGGCGTGTCGCGGAAACGCTCAAATCCAAAAGCCCGGCCATGGAAAATTCGCCGCAGCGCCGAGGTGTGTGTACCCGGGTGTACACGACGACTCCGAAGAAGCCGAATTCAGCCCTTCGCAAGGTGGCCAAGGTACGTCTGACCAACGGATTTGAGGTGATTTCCTACATTGGTGGCGAAGGCCATAACCTGCAGGAGCACTCCGTGGTTCTCGTGCGCGGTGGGCGTGTGAAGGATCTTCCGGGCGTGCGCTATCACATCGTGCGCGGTTCGCTTGATCTGCAGGGTGTCAAGGACCGCAAGCAGTCCCGCTCCAAGTACGGCGCCAAGCGTCCGAAGAAGTAA
- the fusA gene encoding elongation factor G, translated as MARKTPIERYRNIGISAHIDAGKTTTTERILFYTGVNHKIGEVHDGAATMDWMEQEQERGITITSAATTCFWKGMDLSLPEHRINIIDTPGHVDFTIEVERSMRVLDGACMVYCAVGGVQPQSETVWRQANKYKVPRLAFVNKMDRTGANFFKVYDQMKGRLKANPVPVVYPIGAEEHFTGVVDLLKMKAIIWDEASQGMKFQYEEIPSALLGEVEKWRSSMIEAAAEANEELMNRYLETGELSEAEIKQGLRARTIAGEIQPMLCGTAFKNKGVQRMLDAVIDFLPSPVDIPPVHGTDDDEHDTARRASDDEKFSALAFKLMTDPYVGQLTFIRVYSGVLASGDTVYNPIKGKKERIGRLLQMHANQRDEIKEVRAGDIAACVGLREVTTGETLCDPESIITLEKMIFPEPVISQAVEPKTKADQEKMGIALQRLAQEDPSFRVKTDEESGQTIISGMGELHLEIIVDRMRREFGVEANVGKPQVAYRETIRKTVDNAEGKFVRQSGGKGQYGHVVLKIEPSEPGKGFQFVDAIKGGVVPREYIPAVQKGVEESLNSGVLAGYPVVDVKVTLHFGSYHEVDSSEQAFKMAASIGFKDGCRKASPVILEPMMAVEVETPEDYAGNVMGDLSSRRGMVQGMDDIVTGGKVIRAEVPLSEMFGYSTTLRSMSQGRATYTMEFKHYAEAPRNVAEAIVSARSSK; from the coding sequence ATGGCAAGAAAGACTCCAATCGAGCGCTATCGGAATATCGGGATTTCGGCGCATATCGATGCCGGAAAGACCACGACGACCGAGCGCATTCTGTTCTATACCGGTGTCAACCACAAAATCGGCGAGGTGCACGATGGCGCCGCGACGATGGACTGGATGGAGCAGGAGCAGGAGCGTGGCATCACCATCACCTCCGCGGCGACGACCTGCTTTTGGAAGGGCATGGATCTTTCGCTGCCGGAACATCGCATCAACATCATCGACACCCCGGGCCACGTCGACTTCACGATCGAGGTGGAGCGCTCCATGCGCGTGCTCGACGGCGCCTGCATGGTCTATTGCGCGGTCGGTGGCGTGCAGCCCCAATCGGAAACCGTTTGGCGCCAAGCCAACAAGTACAAGGTGCCACGCCTGGCCTTTGTCAACAAGATGGATCGCACGGGCGCAAACTTTTTCAAGGTCTACGACCAGATGAAGGGTCGCTTGAAGGCCAATCCGGTGCCCGTCGTCTATCCGATCGGCGCCGAGGAGCATTTCACTGGCGTGGTTGATCTCTTGAAGATGAAAGCGATCATCTGGGATGAGGCCTCCCAGGGCATGAAATTCCAGTACGAGGAAATTCCGTCCGCGCTGCTTGGCGAGGTGGAGAAGTGGCGCTCAAGCATGATCGAGGCTGCCGCCGAGGCGAATGAAGAACTGATGAATCGCTACCTCGAAACGGGGGAATTGAGCGAGGCCGAAATCAAGCAAGGCCTGCGTGCGCGCACGATTGCCGGCGAAATTCAGCCGATGCTCTGCGGTACCGCCTTCAAGAACAAGGGCGTGCAGCGCATGCTTGACGCGGTCATCGATTTCCTGCCGTCGCCGGTTGATATCCCGCCCGTGCACGGCACGGATGACGACGAGCACGATACGGCTCGCCGCGCCAGCGATGACGAGAAGTTTTCGGCTTTGGCGTTCAAGCTGATGACGGACCCCTATGTGGGTCAGTTGACCTTCATCCGCGTGTATTCGGGCGTCCTGGCGTCTGGGGATACCGTGTACAACCCGATCAAGGGCAAGAAGGAGCGCATCGGGCGGCTGCTGCAGATGCACGCCAACCAGCGCGATGAGATCAAGGAAGTGCGCGCCGGCGATATCGCGGCATGCGTGGGGTTGCGTGAAGTGACGACCGGCGAAACGCTTTGCGATCCGGAGTCCATCATCACCCTGGAGAAGATGATTTTCCCGGAGCCTGTGATTTCCCAGGCCGTTGAGCCGAAGACGAAGGCCGATCAGGAAAAGATGGGCATCGCCCTGCAGCGGCTTGCCCAGGAGGATCCGTCGTTCCGGGTCAAGACCGATGAAGAGTCCGGTCAGACCATCATTTCCGGCATGGGGGAACTGCACCTGGAGATCATCGTCGACCGCATGCGGCGCGAGTTCGGCGTGGAGGCCAACGTCGGCAAGCCGCAGGTTGCCTACCGCGAGACCATCCGCAAGACCGTTGACAACGCCGAGGGCAAGTTTGTGCGCCAGTCGGGCGGTAAGGGTCAGTACGGTCACGTCGTGCTGAAGATCGAGCCCAGCGAGCCTGGCAAGGGCTTTCAGTTCGTTGATGCGATCAAGGGTGGCGTCGTGCCGCGCGAATACATTCCTGCCGTCCAGAAGGGTGTCGAGGAATCGCTCAATTCCGGCGTGTTGGCCGGGTATCCCGTGGTCGATGTGAAGGTCACGCTGCATTTCGGCTCCTACCACGAAGTCGACTCCTCGGAGCAGGCCTTCAAAATGGCGGCCTCGATCGGCTTCAAGGATGGTTGCCGCAAGGCCAGCCCCGTCATCCTCGAGCCCATGATGGCAGTTGAGGTGGAGACACCGGAAGACTACGCTGGCAATGTCATGGGTGATCTGTCCTCCAGGCGTGGCATGGTCCAGGGGATGGACGACATCGTCACCGGCGGCAAGGTCATTCGAGCCGAAGTGCCGCTGTCGGAGATGTTCGGCTACTCCACCACGCTGCGCTCCATGTCCCAGGGTCGTGCGACCTACACGATGGAGTTCAAGCACTACGCGGAGGCTCCGCGTAACGTTGCCGAGGCCATTGTCAGCGCGCGTTCCAGCAAGTAA
- the rpsG gene encoding 30S ribosomal protein S7 codes for MSRRRVIAKREILPDPKFGNLDVAKFMNVVMLSGKKAIAESIVYGAFETIQTKTGKDPVEVFSQALSNVKPVVEVKSRRVGGANYQVPVEVRPQRRAALAMRWLREAAKKRGEKSMAQRLANELMEASEGRGAAMKRRDEVHRMAEANKAFSHFRF; via the coding sequence ATGTCACGTCGTCGTGTCATCGCCAAGCGCGAGATTCTCCCCGATCCAAAATTCGGCAATCTCGACGTTGCAAAATTCATGAATGTGGTCATGCTTTCTGGCAAGAAGGCCATCGCCGAGAGCATTGTCTACGGCGCATTCGAGACCATCCAGACAAAGACTGGAAAGGACCCGGTGGAAGTGTTCAGCCAGGCGCTGAGCAATGTCAAGCCGGTGGTTGAAGTCAAGTCGCGCCGGGTCGGGGGCGCAAATTACCAAGTTCCCGTGGAAGTGCGCCCGCAGCGGCGCGCTGCGCTGGCCATGCGCTGGCTGCGCGAAGCAGCCAAGAAGCGCGGGGAAAAGTCCATGGCACAGCGCCTGGCCAACGAGCTGATGGAGGCCTCTGAGGGGCGAGGCGCAGCAATGAAGCGGCGCGACGAGGTTCACCGCATGGCAGAGGCCAACAAGGCTTTCTCGCATTTCAGGTTTTAA